acacacacacacacagagagagagagagagagagagagagagagagagagagagagatacacaatCTCATTTACAAATAAACTCTCTAAGCTATATAAACTAGAATGTCAAAGAACTTGAACCTCACCtttgaagttaaaatatttaaaaggtacaAGGCATCACTAATTCTACAAAAGCCTTCTGCAAACAGCAAAGACACCTTCCACTTTACCTCCTCATATTTGTATACAAAATCTTAAAATTGCTGTGGCTGACATCCCAAGCAAcagcagaagacaggaaaatatTCATTTCTCGTTCTATAGGAGGCTATCTCTGCAGTACAAGAAATTCCAATTTTCTAGACCAGTGTTCCACTCCCTTTACCTAACCCCACCTAAGCACATTCAACACCATGTTCTCAGGTCCTTATAACTGACACCATTCAAAGGTAACTAGGTTTAGAgatgtaaaaaaagaaatcaccctCCAGGATAAGGGTaattagtggtagagcacttgagTAGCAAGCACATAGCTCTTGGTTTGAGCCACACCACCTAAACAAAAGCCACCTTCATTCAATTCAGCTCCAGGCCTAGATAGCTCAGCAGCAAATTTACACAAAAATGTTATCAGGGTTGCCTTGGAAGGAGAAATACTAAGTAGAATACAAAGGAACAGGTGATTAACTCTATCTTTGTGTTGCTTCCTTTGCAGTTGCATCCTTTGAATGATCTTGGCTCCCCAGATACACTGTGAACACTCTGAAAGCAGAAGTTTCTGTCCTCTTACACGTATTTGGAATCTCCAAGCTATCTGCTACATAGCTGCGGACATTGAACATTATAAAAGTACTTAGTAATTTGATTTGATACAGTGGTGATCCATTGCAAAGTGAAGTGGAGTTGGAAGCAGCAAGAGGCAAGCCCAGTGCTTCTGATTCTTACTTTTCTAATTGTTATTTCAAATAAGCTTTATCACTGTCCAAATAATAAAGAGTGTGTGTCATAAAAGGTAACACAGCAGAAGAATCTAATGGTCCCAATCTGAAGAGAAAGAATGTAGCCCATCATATGCTTAGGAAAGGGACACCATTCAGAATTAGAATtgcattgtctttttcttttaagctttcTTATGTCAGGGATCAAGTGTTTTATCTTTACATCACTAGCAAACAGCAGATGCAATATTTGGCATGTTCTATACATGCAATAAATGCTAGTGGGTTGAGTTAAATAACAAATAGAAATGGTTTCATGAAATAATATAAAGGATAATTTTAATGTCATAATATGACTTGAGAGAAATTTCCATAGAATCATCTACTTTCTACATCAGAGCATGTGTCATTCTGTACTATAATTGCTTCATAAGTGAATTGTTTCTTGGATGGATTagttaataaatgggaaaaatataAAGGTAGGAAAAACATCAGAGCATTATTATTCTAGGAACTCCATGGCACGGAAGAGTAACATTTAACATGAAGACTATCTGTTTACATGTTGACCTCTGTAGACTCTGCATtcactgtggtttttatttttttatttttatttgtctctttACCTACAGAACATAGAGAAGTATCTtataaggaacacacacacaacaaatgtCAGTTGAATAAAAACTCAGGGGTTTCTAGTacgaaagaaaaagagaagtacTGTTTTCCCTATTTAGAACTTTATGATTGATACAGGTTAAATGTCTTGGTGGATGCTTGACTATGAACTTTCTAGGATGATGTACCggaacatacacataaaaccacAGCCTAACCTTATACACCAGATCAGTGCACTTTTGTTGGACAAAGAGGGTATCTGGCTTTGAATGTCAGGGAAAGCATCAAAACTAAGACTAGCTTCCTGAAATTCCATGTTTTCCTGTCCTTAGAGAATCTCAGAAATGACACCAAGGTATTAGGTGAACCAAGAAATCATAGTTACTATCTCCTGTTTCAATAGATAGCATGGCTCTCTTTTCTCAAGAATTTGAATTGATTGTAAAATGTCATTAAATCTTTAGAATTCAATATTTTGTCCACCTCCCTGAACAGTAACAAACCAGCAACCAAATACACAATGTTAGCATTTTTCAACTTCATTGTTCAAGGATTACTATAAATCAATAGTCTGGTTACAGCATTGTACAGTTATTATCTACATAACACAGCCTAAATTCCTCTTTGGTCCTAGAGACTAGAGAGACATACTCAAGTGAATAGTCCATTGCCAATGgtaatttttcagttttcaattaaaacaaaattctacCTTTTTAGGGACAGTTATAAATCACACTCTTTAcaattcatgttttatttttccttgaaaGGTTCCCATAATAGATTTACCCATTGTTTtagatgaagaaacagaggaCGCAACAGGGTTCCACTAATTCAAAATCATGATCTATTTGATTCCGCTACAAACCCTTACCTCTCCATCTCCATTGCTGTACTATTAGAGGTTCACAGTATCTCTCCAAGTAGTTTGTCAGGCCCTAGCAGTGATAAGGGTCATTAATACTTAAAACTGAATTTACCTGACATAACACTAGACTTTCAATAACTCTTTGTTTACAGAGTTATATACTCAAAATGCTGGTGCTTTGACTGAGCTGctcagttaaaaaaagaaaaaagaaaaagaaaacttatttttctatgcttttaaTTCTAGTAGGAATTATTTTCCAGGAACTAGGAGATGCAATGAAACAATGTAAATGACCCTAAGCATCTTTTGCCCTATAAAACTGATACAGACAGtatgagttcattttctgttcccATGATTGCCTAGCTGTATCAGTCTGAATCATTTCTAAAGGCAGGAACACTTAAGAAGTACAGAGCAAGATGATCTACTCCTCCCTTTCTGTGTGATATGCTTTCTGGGTCTGAGCAAGTTCCTCAGCATCTCTAAATCTTTGTTTTATCTTCCACCAGAGAGGAATCTATCAAGATAAACAATTGTCAGTTTCTAATGAGATGATACTTATACAAATACCCTGAAAAACTGTTCACTTGAAGTCCACTTGAAATCTACAGAAATAGCTTTCATATTGTCTAGAAAGAGAGTATGTCTCTCAGTATTCAAAAATTTCCAACCAAAGAGGGACTTAAGCATTTCACAGAAAATGAGACCAACTTAAAGGACTTGTTTATAGCCTTCTACAAAGCTTCCTCTTCCCCCAACCTCATCACCATCACTAGCATATCACCCTATTCTCCCAGATTATTTCAATAACCAACAAACATTTGGCCATATTgtgtttggaaagaaagaaagaaagaaagaaagaaagaaagaaagaaagaaagaaagaaagaaagaaagaaagaaagaaaaagaaaatacctccagGAAAATACACAAACTGAAGGGAAACAGTTAATTCTAATGCATGGCTACTTCATACAACATTCATGTTAGTCACAGTTTTAACCCCCTCAACTGTCAAACATTACCAGAATGGCTAAAACCCAGCAATGTgacatttaaaactttattgcTTGTATCCTACTGACCATAGTCTCAGCAGGATAGATGgtagagaacaaaaatgccacgTGTGGAGTACCTTTAGGATTCTGAACCACAggaggaaaatgaaatgaaacagggATTCATTCATTTTCAATTCTGCTTGGCAACCCTAAACTGCTTTAGTCTCCAAGCTGGCAGTACTGGCTTTTGAGCATGCGTATCTGCAACAGGTGAAGTAATCTTTTACTATGTTGGGACATTATGAAGGCACATCAAGGCTCAAATCATTTGAGTTCAGACTCCCAACATCACCCCTTACACAAAAGCCCTCTATGCTGAATCACTATTTGTCCCAAAAAGCACTATTAGCAAGTGCTGAGTGTGAAAGTGGACTTAGACAAGGGATGTGCCTCCAGAGTGTCCTGTGGTATAGTAAGCAGCTCTAGAAGATCTGGGAAGACCCCACAGAAAGACTTTGCCGCACTCACCTCAGGCAGGGGCACACCATTGATGATCAGGTCTGGCTGCTGTGGGCCCTGGCTGTTGAAGGAGTGATGGTAGATGTGGCTGGCAGTGGTGTTGCGGGTATTCTGGTTCTCCACATTCAGGAAAGTGCTCTCAGAGCGACGACAGCCCAGGGGCAGTGTCTGCTGGTGGTAGTCGAAATAGTTGAGGGACGAAGTAAGGGAGGAGCAACTGACAACATTCATCTTGTCTGTCTCCTCCACGTCCCGAGGTACAAGGCGGATGTCATtcttactaatttttttcttcttacttgaTTTCTTTTGATGCCCATAGGAGTACTCAGCGATTCTATGTGACAGAAAAGGCAGCACGAATAGATAACACCTTCCCAGACCATGTACTGACGAATAAACATTAAGCACCCCAGAGGGTTGCACCCCATCTCTGCTCCAGCTCCTTATTCTGGTGCATTACATCATCGTGTTTCTCCCTGTGCTTTTTGCATGCGAAAACAAGCTGAGGGCCATGAAGTTTGCATATTAAACATACtagcctcccacctcccaccaaCCCTTCCCAAAGAAAATTTCATAtttcaatttgaatttttttccttatgagTGGCCAGTaagcaggggtgagggtggggaaagTTGAGCCTATGGGGGAGAGCATGAAAATGCTCAAATCTGATGCTGCCCAGGAACCTAAAGGAAGTACTGGGTAATCTGATGCTGCCCTGGAACCTAAAGGAAGTACTGggtaaggttttaaaaaaaaaaaagtaagtgccAATTTAACAgaaaaggagatggaggggaTTAAGAAAAACCCTTGCCAATGCCTCCAGGAATTTGCAATGTGACAAACACCGTGGATCAGCTTCCTCTGTCATTAAACTGATCACTTTTAGACTAGAGTAGAGGTTCAGACCCTGTCCTCCAACAGCACCTAACTCTGCTCACCCacaccctcctccctgccctagcCCAGCTCCCTTCTACTTTccacccttccccctcctctcctagAGAAATCTGACAGCCAAACCCATTTGAATGAGGGGAAAATGCCTTTTTACCTCTTTCCCCTTAggctcactttctcctctgcctttttGTCTTGCTCCTCACTATTGGGAGAAACCGAGATGCAATGCAGACacttgctgttttgtccttttatAAAACAGCCGAGGAGACAAGTGATGGTTAAACAATTACTGCAAAGGAATTTAAAGGTTAGTGCATTCAGCATCCTTCTCCATTCAGGTGTACCTACAAGCAGCTGTGCTGCAACTGGAACATAAAAAGTTCAATTTAATTAACACTGACACAGACCCAGGAACGTGCACCAAAGACACCAAGCATTAAGAGACTTGtcaaagaaatacattaaaaggTAGTCAGATTTTCAATGTCATGTATTACTTTGCACATAATGATTTCAGCTTATTGTCTGAGAATTCAATCTCTGAGTAATAATCAGCAAAACAATAAGGTTAATAAATAATACAGGTTGGACTTTACAAGTGAAAGAATGTGTCTGTATTCTCTCACTTGACAAAGCTAATTGTCAGAATACACAAAGAGGAGCCCAATACAAGCAGCAATTGCAGATCATCTCACAAGTCTCATAAATGAATGCATTTCAGAACTAGAAAACCCTGCCTAATCACATAGAAGCATAGGCTTCTCCTGAACTTTGGGATTCTAGGAAGTCTGAGCAGATGGGGAGTTTGCATATCTACCCATATCTACCAAGGCAAATTATTGCTCTGTCCCCAGGATCTACCTAGAGATAAGCAATTTATTTCACCTCACCCTTTTATTCTCTGTCCAGTCTGCCTTGAAATGATGGCAAATTGGTGATACAGAGGCCAAGGGACAGATAAAATCCCCCAAACTTCAGGACTAGgattacatttcttttctaatctgTTTACTGAATCAATGGGAAGTTCTAATCATTTTGTTTACCCATGATGGGTAAGGTAAGTTTGGCAGTGCCCCATCCAATTATTTAGCAGAGGCATTCAATGCATGGCCCATTCTGTATTGACCAATTATTTAATTAAACTGTACTTCACTAATCGCAAGCCATCACAAGGAAGAGTGctttataaaatacacatttgGGTGAAGTTGGAGAACACTGAGATTTGCACTTTTTTTCTCAATTCAAATGATCTGCCTTGTTTAATGATCTCCCTGGCAAGCTCTCAGAAAGAGTTCTTACTTCTAGCCATATATCACCAAGAAGTGGCAAAGCCTGCAATATCTTTACCTCaagctgatttctttttcatcGTGGTAAGGGTCTTATGCATTTACTTTATGCTGAGAAAATGGCTTAAAAAGAGTCCCCTCTGTCATTAtctccatataaataaaaattttattgagcGAGCCTGCATTTTTCTCCTATAAAAATCGCCAGTGGCTGTCACAGGTTTCAAAGGTAAGAGCAATATTAATTTCCATTTCTCCCATCTGAAGTGACTTGgtactgaaggaaagaaaagtcatGGCCATTTCACTAGTAACAGGATTAAAGCATTTATGAGGCATTGCAGCTGCTCTTTTATGGCACCTGATTGATATTCATGTGTGGTTAGCATTTGTCTACTAACTTGTGTAATGCAGAGAATAGTAAAAGGGAAACAATAATTGCATGGCTGTTACATATTCAGGGAGCTCTGATTCACAGACGTGTGTATTTCAGATGGTGTCAGATACAAATCGGACCTACAGGAACATATTTTGACTGATTAACATGCAAGCACAGATGGTACGAGATACAGTATGTGTAGGTGTGTTGAaagtacacacaagcacacacaccttGGCTGGAAATAGCAGCATCATTCATTTTcagcaaagtaaaaaaaataaataaataaaaataactttttttcaaCTGTTTCGATGAGACACTGCTGGAAAGAAATATGTGCATTATCCTAAATAGGATTCTAGAATTTCTTAGACATTTCTTCAATCAAATTGCAAGGAAGTCTTCAGCAAGAACCTCTAATGTGTTAATCAAGACTTTAAAAATGCTACATTACATGCCATTCAAGTTTctacttctcttctttttcctctcctcttgtttccccacccccacacacatcctACACACACTTCAGAGAAACTGTAACACAATAGCCCATAGTGACATCCACTGGTAGGGACCAGATCTTAATGCCAAAGCACAGTTCCACATTAAAGGAAAGCATAGCCAACTCCAGAAGATTGCTATTTTTACTGAAACATCTGGATGCAAAGTCTTGTTTCTCATTGAGATGTTTGGTCTTCACACACCAACCAAGCAGATATTTGAAAACATACAGATGCCTGATAGAATTTTACTTTGTATAGCCATATGTCTGGGGACTAGATACAAAACAAGCCAAGAATACACTCAAAACCACTAATGACCTGCTTCCCCTGCacactgctttctctcttcctcctcctctctattTCCCATCATAAactctctgagctctctctctctggactgTAACCCTACAGCAGGACAAGACAGCTGCCAGTACACCATCTCCTTTCAGCTCTTGTCTGCAAAACACTGTGCTCCAGGAAATCAAGCCCTCCAACCATGATCCCATAGAACTTTTGCTACAAATATGAAGATCTGTCTCTCTTGAgatctccctcctctccctccctccctccctccctccctcctctctcactccttgattctctcttcttccccctcatTTTTTCTACCTTAACTTCATTGGAGACAGCtgtgcaaattttaaaatgataattgcTTTTCTGCTCATCATCATTATGTGACAAAATCCATTCAAACAGTAAATGATTGTCTTCCAGCATATTGTCAGATCAAAAGAATTGATCAACTTAGACTGTCACAAACTTCTCACCCTCCACAAAGAAGCATTGTGGGTATGCTGCATGCATTTAAATAGGAAACAAAAGCACTGGGGGTTTTAGaccaacacaaatacacacatcttACTCActcaaaacacagaagaaaagaaagaaaacttggcTCTACCTGCAATTGTAGGTCCGGATCTCTTTGTTGTCACGCTTGCATTTGATTGCCACGAAGATCATAGTGACAAAGAGAATGCCGGCAATGGAGCCCAGAGCAATAATGAAAATTAGGGATAAGTTCACAGAGCCCATTGACTCTTGGGCATCAAGAGCTGGGGACAGGTATATTAGGACAagggcagaagcagagagagatgtcTTGCCATGGTCATGGGCCACCACTATAAGCTCATAGGAAGGCTTGGAGTTCTCATTAAAGGTGCGAGTGGTTCTGACTTCTCCATTGACCTGGTCTATTTCGAAGAAACCTCGGTCACCTTCTGTCATGTCATAGGTGACTCGGCCATTTTCGCCCTCATCATAATCATCTGCCTTAACTACAGTCACCAAATAGCCTATGCCGGAGTTTCGAGGAATGTAGACCTCAGCAGTGCCATTGATCAGAGGTGGGGCAGTGATGACCGGGGTATTGTCATTGACATCGAGGATAATCACCCTCACCGTGGCATTGCTTTGCAGGGAGGGCAAGCCGCCATCCTTGGCCAGGACCTTGAATTCAAACGCCTTAGTCTGCTCATGGTTAAAGGAACGGAGCGCATAGATGTCACCAGAGTTGGGATTGATTGAGACATAGGTAAAGACTGGCATGTCTCGCACCTGTGATGGCACAATTTGGTAGGAGACACTGCCATTAAGACCCATGTCAGGGTCGCGGGCAGACACCGAGAGCAGATAGGCGCCAGGAGTGTTGTTCTCCTGTACAATGACTTGGTAGTAAGGCTTGGAGAAGTGTGGGTGGTTGTCATTCTCGTCTGTGATACGCACAGTGAAAGACTTGGCACTCTGCAGCATAGGCACACCACTGTCTCGAGCCTGAATAGTGAGATTGTACTGGTCATGCTGCTCTCGGTCAAGTCTCCCATCCACAAGAATAGTGGAGAAGCTCTCATACTCCTGCAGCCGAAAGGGGACATTGCCCAGCAAGCGGCACTGCACACGTCCATTGAGCCCGGAGTCGCGATCAGACACCCGAACCAGGGCAATCACATAGCCCGGGGGGGCGCTCTCGCTCACCTCCACAAGCTCGCTATTGACCGACAGGAGGTTGATAATTGGCGGGTTGTCATTAGTGTCGAGCACGCTGACTGTGACTTTGCAGTGTGCAGGGATAGAGTTGGGCCCCAGATCTTTGGCTTGCACATCCAGTTCGTACACATGGCCCTCTTCATAGTCTAGCGCACCGGTGACGGTGACCAGGCCGCTGTGCGGGTCAATTTGGAAGAGTTCACGCGTACGGTCATTGACATAACCATAGAAGGAGTAGACCACTTGGCCATTGGTGCCCTCATCTGGATCGCTGGCATTGAGGCGGATGACAGGTGTATTGGGAGGTGAGTTTTCAGGCACGCTCACTGAGTAGGTGGACTCGCCAAACACTGGGTTGTTGTCATTCGAATCGGTCACCTTGATGCTGAGGCCAACTGTGCCCATGTGTGGTGGGTCGCCTCCATCCAGTGCCGTAATGCGAAAGCTGTAATGTGACTGTGTCTCACGGTCCAGGCTCTTCTCCACCACCAGTTCAGCAAAGCGCGAACCGTCACCCCGCGTCTTTATTTCCAGTCCAAACAGCTCGTTGGGTGTGAGTTCGTAGGTCTGCACACCAAAGCTGCCAGAGTCCGGGTCATATGCACTGTCCAGTGGGATGCGCGTGCCTGGGCTGGCTGCCTCGGAGATCTCCAGCTCTATCTGTGCGGCCGGAAAACTGGGAGCATTGTCGTTCAGGTCTTTGATCTCCACCTTAATCACACAGATCTCCATTGAGCTGGACATGACCTCGAGCGAGATGATACACTTGGGGCTCTGGCGGCACAGCAGGTCTCGGTCAATCTTCTGCTTGGTGACCAAGAGGCCCGAGCTGGGGTTGATGTCCACCAGGTGCGGAGCCGAGTTGGACACCACGCGGAAAGCAGAAGCCTGTCGGGGGTCCAGCGCGAAGCCGGCCTCCCGCGCGTCCTTGGCCACATTAGCAATGACCGTCCCGGCGCGCTGCTCCTCTTCGACCGAGTATTTAAGGTTAATCAGGGCAGCCGCCTGCGTCCACAGTACAGCCAGCAGCAATAGCACCGGCAGCAGGAGAGACTCCATGGCTGCGCGAGGCTCTGCCTGGCCTCGCCTCTCCACACCCCTCCGAGACCGACGCCGCCGGCGCTCCAGCTTCCCGCCGGCTCGGGCCGCCTGTTGCGTGCGCCCCGTGGCCCCGGAGGCCGCGGGAGGAGTCCCGCCCAGGGCGGCCCGGAGGCGCGCGGGAGGAACCCGCGCAGGCTCCAATGCTGAGGTTGCAGTGGTCTCAGCAGAGACTGTCTGGGGGCCCGGGGGCTCCGGGGTGCCCAGGGAGCGCCGCGCAGCCCCGagccccctccctccagcccGGCTACTCAGTTTTCCCCTTTCAAAGTTAGCCAGGCGGGACTGGCCGCAGCGGTGCAGGGCTGCGGTTCGAGCGGCGCTCCCACACCCCAGACGGCCACAAGCAGCAGAGTCGGTAGTGGACTCGGGGCGCGAATGTGGAAGGCTGTGGGGGAGCAGCCTCTCAGGCACTGCGGGACCCGCCGCAGCGCACCGGCACTGGGGCAGGCGAGCGCGCAGTCTGTGCACCTGGCATGCGCAAGGACCTCCCCCCAGCGCGCCCAGCTCACTGCGGAGGGAGCTCCCGCCTGGTACGCACCCTCCGGGatccggtggggggggggggcctctgGCCTCTTCAAGGCCTgttggagggaaagggaggatcGCAAGCACAAGTCTGAGTTCCTGGCAAGATCCGTGGGCTCCCGGGGATTTGGCAGAACTGGAGGGCTGTCCCAGGGcgggcagagaaagggggaggggagagatgcgAGAGCGCTCTCCCGGGCGCTGAGGTTGGTGTCCGAGGGCGTGGGGGGGTGCGTTTGCCCAGGATCCGAGGTGGGCGCAGGGTTCCTCCCACAAAGCAGTTGCGGGTCTGCGGGCGTTTATATCTCGGAAATCAAAGTTGCCAACGCAGCCCAGGCCTCCGCCTTAAGTTTCTAAAAACGGGAAGATGGCAATTTGTCCAAGAAAATCAAAGTCCTGCTCTTTCCAATTGCCccggggaagggggagggggacacggggaaagggaaggggaagaaaggaagctaCTACAGTACCGGCCAGGAGAGGCGGGGCTGCAGTCGCGGGTACCCGGGGCTTCTTTGCCTTCCTGGGTTTGGGCTGGGGTGTAGCTTCAAGGACcgcagcagccgccgccgccgctgccgctgccgccgccgccgccgccaaaGAAAGCCCTCCTTAGTTCAGCCGCATGTCGTTGGGGTCCGCCTGAGCAGCTGCCAGGGTCGAGGGCTTCTGTCGGCTCCAAAGTTTACTTGCCAGAGCTTCTGGATCCCATCCTCCAGGAGAAGCGCTATCAGCCCTGCTTAGGGCTTCCTCCCTCCCCGGCGCTCGCGCGCTGGGGAGGTCTG
This window of the Mus pahari chromosome X, PAHARI_EIJ_v1.1, whole genome shotgun sequence genome carries:
- the Pcdh19 gene encoding protocadherin-19 isoform X4; this translates as MESLLLPVLLLLAVLWTQAAALINLKYSVEEEQRAGTVIANVAKDAREAGFALDPRQASAFRVVSNSAPHLVDINPSSGLLVTKQKIDRDLLCRQSPKCIISLEVMSSSMEICVIKVEIKDLNDNAPSFPAAQIELEISEAASPGTRIPLDSAYDPDSGSFGVQTYELTPNELFGLEIKTRGDGSRFAELVVEKSLDRETQSHYSFRITALDGGDPPHMGTVGLSIKVTDSNDNNPVFGESTYSVSVPENSPPNTPVIRLNASDPDEGTNGQVVYSFYGYVNDRTRELFQIDPHSGLVTVTGALDYEEGHVYELDVQAKDLGPNSIPAHCKVTVSVLDTNDNPPIINLLSVNSELVEVSESAPPGYVIALVRVSDRDSGLNGRVQCRLLGNVPFRLQEYESFSTILVDGRLDREQHDQYNLTIQARDSGVPMLQSAKSFTVRITDENDNHPHFSKPYYQVIVQENNTPGAYLLSVSARDPDMGLNGSVSYQIVPSQVRDMPVFTYVSINPNSGDIYALRSFNHEQTKAFEFKVLAKDGGLPSLQSNATVRVIILDVNDNTPVITAPPLINGTAEVYIPRNSGIGYLVTVVKADDYDEGENGRVTYDMTEGDRGFFEIDQVNGEVRTTRTFNENSKPSYELIVVAHDHGKTSLSASALVLIYLSPALDAQESMGSVNLSLIFIIALGSIAGILFVTMIFVAIKCKRDNKEIRTYNCRIAEYSYGHQKKSSKKKKISKNDIRLVPRDVEETDKMNVVSCSSLTSSLNYFDYHQQTLPLGCRRSESTFLNVENQNTRNTTASHIYHHSFNSQGPQQPDLIINGVPLPETENYSFDSNYVNSRAHLIKSSTFKDLEGNSLKDSGHEESDQTDSEHDVQRSLYCDTAVNDVLNTSVTSMGSQMPDHDQNEGFHCREECRILGHSDRCWMPRNPMPTRSKSPEHVRNIIALSIEATAADVEAYDDCGPTKRTFATFGKDVSSHHRAEERPILKGKRTVDVTICSPKVNSAIREAGNGCEAISPVTSPLHLKSPLPTKPSMAYTVALAPPAHDLEHHANSGASRPSEAEPRGADNEKVMHEVNPIRKDGRDKESPGVKRLKDIVL
- the Pcdh19 gene encoding protocadherin-19 isoform X6 — its product is MESLLLPVLLLLAVLWTQAAALINLKYSVEEEQRAGTVIANVAKDAREAGFALDPRQASAFRVVSNSAPHLVDINPSSGLLVTKQKIDRDLLCRQSPKCIISLEVMSSSMEICVIKVEIKDLNDNAPSFPAAQIELEISEAASPGTRIPLDSAYDPDSGSFGVQTYELTPNELFGLEIKTRGDGSRFAELVVEKSLDRETQSHYSFRITALDGGDPPHMGTVGLSIKVTDSNDNNPVFGESTYSVSVPENSPPNTPVIRLNASDPDEGTNGQVVYSFYGYVNDRTRELFQIDPHSGLVTVTGALDYEEGHVYELDVQAKDLGPNSIPAHCKVTVSVLDTNDNPPIINLLSVNSELVEVSESAPPGYVIALVRVSDRDSGLNGRVQCRLLGNVPFRLQEYESFSTILVDGRLDREQHDQYNLTIQARDSGVPMLQSAKSFTVRITDENDNHPHFSKPYYQVIVQENNTPGAYLLSVSARDPDMGLNGSVSYQIVPSQVRDMPVFTYVSINPNSGDIYALRSFNHEQTKAFEFKVLAKDGGLPSLQSNATVRVIILDVNDNTPVITAPPLINGTAEVYIPRNSGIGYLVTVVKADDYDEGENGRVTYDMTEGDRGFFEIDQVNGEVRTTRTFNENSKPSYELIVVAHDHGKTSLSASALVLIYLSPALDAQESMGSVNLSLIFIIALGSIAGILFVTMIFVAIKCKRDNKEIRTYNCSSTFKDLEGNSLKDSGHEESDQTDSEHDVQRSLYCDTAVNDVLNTSVTSMGSQMPDHDQNEGFHCREECRILGHSDRCWMPRNPMPTRSKSPEHVRNIIALSIEATAADVEAYDDCGPTKRTFATFGKDVSSHHRAEERPILKGKRTVDVTICSPKVNSAIREAGNGCEAISPVTSPLHLKSPLPTKPSMAYTVALAPPAHDLEHHANSGASRPSEAEPRGADNEKVMHEVNPIRKDGRDKESPGVKRLKDIVL
- the Pcdh19 gene encoding protocadherin-19 isoform X5, which translates into the protein MESLLLPVLLLLAVLWTQAAALINLKYSVEEEQRAGTVIANVAKDAREAGFALDPRQASAFRVVSNSAPHLVDINPSSGLLVTKQKIDRDLLCRQSPKCIISLEVMSSSMEICVIKVEIKDLNDNAPSFPAAQIELEISEAASPGTRIPLDSAYDPDSGSFGVQTYELTPNELFGLEIKTRGDGSRFAELVVEKSLDRETQSHYSFRITALDGGDPPHMGTVGLSIKVTDSNDNNPVFGESTYSVSVPENSPPNTPVIRLNASDPDEGTNGQVVYSFYGYVNDRTRELFQIDPHSGLVTVTGALDYEEGHVYELDVQAKDLGPNSIPAHCKVTVSVLDTNDNPPIINLLSVNSELVEVSESAPPGYVIALVRVSDRDSGLNGRVQCRLLGNVPFRLQEYESFSTILVDGRLDREQHDQYNLTIQARDSGVPMLQSAKSFTVRITDENDNHPHFSKPYYQVIVQENNTPGAYLLSVSARDPDMGLNGSVSYQIVPSQVRDMPVFTYVSINPNSGDIYALRSFNHEQTKAFEFKVLAKDGGLPSLQSNATVRVIILDVNDNTPVITAPPLINGTAEVYIPRNSGIGYLVTVVKADDYDEGENGRVTYDMTEGDRGFFEIDQVNGEVRTTRTFNENSKPSYELIVVAHDHGKTSLSASALVLIYLSPALDAQESMGSVNLSLIFIIALGSIAGILFVTMIFVAIKCKRDNKEIRTYNCSSSTFKDLEGNSLKDSGHEESDQTDSEHDVQRSLYCDTAVNDVLNTSVTSMGSQMPDHDQNEGFHCREECRILGHSDRCWMPRNPMPTRSKSPEHVRNIIALSIEATAADVEAYDDCGPTKRTFATFGKDVSSHHRAEERPILKGKRTVDVTICSPKVNSAIREAGNGCEAISPVTSPLHLKSPLPTKPSMAYTVALAPPAHDLEHHANSGASRPSEAEPRGADNEKVMHEVNPIRKDGRDKESPGVKRLKDIVL